One genomic window of Coffea eugenioides isolate CCC68of chromosome 1, Ceug_1.0, whole genome shotgun sequence includes the following:
- the LOC113773008 gene encoding probable pyridoxal 5'-phosphate synthase subunit PDX1, with product MAGSGVVTVYGNGAITETAKKSPFSVKVGLAQMLRGGVIMDVVTPEQARIAEEAGACAVMALERVPADIRSQGGVARMSDPQLIKEIKQAVTIPVMAKARIGHFVEAQILEAIGIDYVDESEVLTPADDENHINKHNFRIPFVCGCRNLGEALRRIREGAAMIRTKGEAGTGNIIEAVRHVRSVMGDIRVLRNMDDDEVFSFAKKIQSPYDLVMQTKQLGRLPVVHFAAGGVATPADAALMMQLGCDGVFVGSGVFKSGDPARRARAIVQAVTHYSDPEVLADVSCGLGEAMVGINLNDDKVERYANRSE from the coding sequence ATGGCCGGAAGCGGTGTCGTAACGGTCTATGGCAACGGTGCAATCACCGAGACCGCAAAGAAATCCCCTTTCTCCGTCAAAGTGGGCCTTGCCCAGATGCTCCGTGGCGGCGTTATCATGGACGTTGTCACCCCCGAGCAGGCCCGCATCGCCGAAGAGGCTGGTGCATGCGCCGTCATGGCCCTCGAGCGTGTCCCCGCCGACATCCGCTCCCAGGGCGGCGTCGCCCGCATGTCCGACCCTCAGCTCATCAAAGAAATCAAGCAAGCCGTTACCATCCCCGTCATGGCCAAGGCCCGGATTGGCCATTTCGTCGAGGCCCAAATCCTCGAGGCCATCGGAATCGATTACGTCGACGAGTCGGAGGTCCTCACCCCTGCCGACGACGAAAACCACATTAATAAGCATAATTTCCGCATCCCTTTTGTCTGCGGCTGCCGCAACCTTGGGGAAGCCCTCCGCCGCATTAGGGAAGGCGCCGCCATGATTCGTACCAAAGGGGAGGCCGGCACTGGTAACATCATCGAGGCCGTCCGCCACGTCCGCTCCGTGATGGGTGATATCAGAGTCCTCCGAAACATGGATGACGATGAGGTCTTCTCGTTTGCCAAAAAAATTCAGTCCCCGTATGACTTGGTGATGCAGACCAAGCAATTGGGGAGGCTTCCGGTCGTCCACTTTGCAGCCGGAGGAGTTGCGACGCCGGCGGATGCGGCGCTGATGATGCAGCTGGGATGTGACGGGGTGTTCGTGGGCTCAGGGGTGTTCAAGAGCGGAGATCCGGCGAGGCGGGCGAGGGCGATTGTGCAGGCGGTCACGCATTATAGCGACCCGGAGGTGCTGGCGGACGTGAGCTGCGGGCTTGGCGAGGCTATGGTAGGCATTAATCTTAATGATGATAAGGTTGAGAGGTATGCGAACCGCTCAGAGTAA
- the LOC113779510 gene encoding protein O-glucosyltransferase 1, whose translation MGLLSNISRPANRSPSSSFFIPRFFVVVAALSFTILLFFEVDSFVQSFVSSTKTIAGHNLEPTPWHPFPPKPSSLDQESKYSVASKILQCSYLSCGRSTTDNTSQHNPPKHDLSKSESCPDFFKYIHRDLEPWTKSKISARHIMGAQNFAAFRILIIGGKLYVDLYYACVQSRAMFTIWSFLQLLRRYPGKIPDVDLMFDCMDKPTINRTEHASMPLPLFRYCTTPAHFDIPFPDWSFWGWSEINIQPWEEEFRSIKEGSQAHSWRKKSPIAYWKGNPDVASPLRMALLQCNDTEMWRAQIMRQDWGEAARGGFKQSKLSDQCNHQYKIYTEGYAWSVSLKYILACGSVPLIVSPEYLDFFSRGLTPQKNYLPVRPSDLCLSIKLAVEWGYGHPDMAEAVGRAAQDFIGNLTMDRVYDYMYHLLVEYSKLLDFRPRQPPAAMEVCVDSVLCFADENQRRFLRKSLAFPSSSLPCSI comes from the exons ATGGGCCTTCTATCAAACATTTCCAGGCCTGCCAATCGCTCCCCTTCCTCATCCTTCTTCATTCCCCGCTTCTTTGTCGTCGTTGCCGCACTCTCTTTCACCATCCTCCTCTTCTTCGAG GTGGATTCATTTGTGCAGAGCTTCGTTTCAAGCACCAAAACAATTGCCGGACACAACTTGGAACCCACACCATGGCATCCTTTCCCGCCAAAACCATCCTCCTTAGACCAAGAATCCAAGTACTCGGTCGCTTCCAAAATTCTGCAGTGTTCTTACCTTTCTTGTGGTCGCAGCACCACAGATAACACTTCACAGCATAACCCGCCAAAACATGATCTTTCCAAAAGCGAAAGCTGTCCTGATTTTTTTAAATACATACACAGGGATTTGGAGCCCTGGACTAAGTCTAAGATCTCTGCGAGGCACATTATGGGGGCTCAAAATTTTGCAGCTTTTAGGATTCTGATAATTGGTGGTAAATTGTATGTGGACTTATATTATGCCTGTGTACAGAGCCGGGCAATGTTCACTATTTGGAGTTTCTTGCAGCTTCTTAGGAGGTACCCTGGCAAGATTCCAGATGTGGATTTGATGTTTGATTGTATGGATAAGCCAACTATTAATCGCACTGAGCATGCTTCGATGCCTCTACCATTGTTTCGCTATTGCACGACACCAGCACACTTTGATATTCCGTTCCCTGATTGGTCTTTCTGGGGTTG GTCAGAAATCAATATACAGCCATGGGAAGAAGAATTTAGAAGCATTAAAGAAGGTTCACAAGCTCACAGTTGGCGAAAGAAGTCGCCTATAGCATACTGGAAAGGAAACCCTGATGTTGCTTCTCCTCTTAGGATGGCGTTGCTTCAATGCAATGACACTGAGATGTGGAGAGCACAAATAATGCGACAG GACTGGGGAGAAGCGGCAAGAGGAGGTTTTAAGCAGTCAAAACTATCAGATCAGTGTAACCATCA GTACAAGATCTATACTGAAGGATACGCTTGGTCAGTGAGCTTGAAATACATTCTGGCATGTGGTTCAGTTCCACTTATAGTATCACCAGAATATCTAGATTTTTTCAGTCGTGGGCTGACTCCGCAGAAAAATTATTTGCCGGTTCGTCCATCTGATTTGTGCTTGTCTATAAAGCTTGCTGTTGAGTGGGGCTATGGACATCCTGATATG GCTGAAGCAGTGGGAAGAGCTGCCCAAGATTTCATTGGAAATTTGACGATGGATAGGGTCTACGATTACATGTATCATCTCCTAGTGGAATACTCGAAGCTGCTGGATTTCAGACCTCGTCAACCTCCTGCTGCCATGGAGGTGTGCGTGGATTCAGTGCTCTGCTTTGCTGATGAGAATCAAAGACGATTCCTTAGAAAGTCGCTTGCTTTCCCCTCTTCATCACTCCCTTGCTCGATTTAG